A single region of the Bdellovibrionota bacterium genome encodes:
- a CDS encoding thioredoxin domain-containing protein, translating to ADVEHDIEDGANAGVSGTPAFFINGVLLSGAVPFENFKDIIDEEVARVGTRTFIRDKGVMP from the coding sequence GGGCCGACGTCGAGCATGACATTGAAGACGGGGCGAATGCCGGCGTTTCAGGCACTCCGGCCTTTTTCATCAACGGGGTTCTGTTATCCGGGGCGGTTCCGTTTGAGAACTTTAAAGACATTATAGATGAAGAGGTGGCGCGCGTGGGGACCCGGACGTTTATCCGCGACAAGGGAGTGATGCCGTAA
- the lon gene encoding endopeptidase La — MAEQNLDRIEIPEVLPLLPVKDVVLFPHVILPLFVGRESSIQAVEAALAKDRLLFLAAQKDIQAEVVTPEGIHPHGCIGMIMRMHKLPVPDGRIKILVQGIRRAKVEEYVQETPHYFVRLKEFPEPDIAKKRIELTAMMRTIKEVLEKIVSHGKILSPEILIVLDDVSDPGRLADLVASYLGLKVEEAQPILEMTEPEDRLKAVLTHLQKELDILSVQQKIQTQAKGEMTRMQREYYLREQLRAIKSELGEGDSKGEELRELREKIDKVKMPPEAEEEAYKQLKRLENMHPDAAEASIVRTYLDWLVDLPWSVMSKDNIDLSKAKTILDDDHFDLEKVKDRILEFLGVTKLKKKLKGPILCFVGPPGVGKTSLGKSIAKAMGRQFVRVSLGGMRDEAEIRGHRRTYVGAMPGRIVQGIKQAGTRNPIFVLDEVDKIGADFRGDPSSALLEVLDPEQNHTFRDHYLNLPFDLSNTMFIATANLVDPIPPALRDRMEVIGLSGYTQEEKVEIAHRYLIPKQLEENGVTEKQVEIGNEALKTLIDQYTKEAGLRNLEREIASVFRKAAKRVAEGEKTKLVVTPTNIHKLLGPPKFIPEGEQEKNEVGVATGLAWTATGGEILFVEATLMKGRGTLTLTGHLGDVMKESARAALSYARSKAKELGIKDILFQNRDIHIHVPAGAIPKDGPSAGVTMATALISALTRRPINRKVAMTGEITLRGHVLPVGGVKEKVLAARRSKITTILIPENNEKDLEEIPEHYRKGLKLIPVATMRDVLAHALNVRGSDKTRETPAGGERTPRSSSHRQREATA, encoded by the coding sequence ATGGCGGAACAAAATCTGGATCGAATCGAAATCCCGGAAGTCCTTCCGCTTCTGCCGGTCAAGGACGTCGTCCTTTTCCCCCATGTGATTCTCCCCCTCTTCGTGGGGCGAGAGAGTTCCATTCAGGCGGTTGAAGCGGCGTTGGCCAAGGACCGGTTGCTTTTTCTAGCCGCTCAGAAGGACATACAGGCGGAAGTGGTGACCCCGGAAGGGATCCATCCGCACGGATGCATCGGGATGATCATGCGGATGCACAAGCTGCCGGTTCCGGACGGGCGGATCAAAATCCTCGTCCAAGGAATTCGTCGGGCCAAAGTGGAGGAGTACGTCCAGGAGACTCCGCACTATTTTGTCCGACTGAAGGAGTTCCCGGAACCCGACATCGCCAAGAAAAGAATAGAGCTGACGGCGATGATGCGGACGATCAAGGAGGTCTTGGAGAAGATCGTTTCTCACGGGAAGATCCTTTCGCCCGAGATTTTGATCGTTCTCGATGACGTCTCCGATCCGGGACGATTGGCGGATCTGGTGGCGTCCTACCTGGGATTGAAAGTCGAAGAAGCGCAGCCGATCTTGGAAATGACCGAGCCGGAGGATCGACTCAAGGCGGTTCTCACCCACCTGCAAAAAGAGCTCGATATTCTCTCCGTTCAGCAAAAGATTCAGACCCAGGCCAAGGGAGAGATGACGAGGATGCAGCGCGAGTACTATCTCCGCGAGCAGCTTCGTGCGATCAAATCCGAACTGGGCGAGGGAGACTCCAAGGGCGAAGAACTTCGCGAACTTCGGGAGAAAATCGACAAGGTCAAAATGCCGCCCGAGGCGGAGGAAGAGGCATACAAGCAGCTTAAACGGTTGGAGAACATGCATCCCGACGCGGCGGAAGCTTCGATCGTTCGGACCTATCTGGATTGGTTGGTGGATCTGCCCTGGAGCGTGATGTCGAAGGACAACATCGATCTCTCCAAAGCCAAGACGATACTGGACGACGATCATTTTGATCTCGAAAAAGTGAAGGATCGAATCCTCGAATTTCTCGGAGTCACGAAATTGAAGAAGAAACTCAAGGGCCCCATTCTTTGTTTCGTCGGTCCCCCCGGCGTCGGGAAGACGTCACTCGGTAAATCGATCGCGAAAGCGATGGGAAGACAGTTTGTTCGTGTTTCGTTGGGCGGGATGAGGGACGAGGCCGAGATCCGAGGTCATCGACGAACTTACGTGGGAGCCATGCCCGGCCGAATCGTTCAGGGAATCAAGCAGGCGGGCACGCGGAACCCGATTTTCGTTCTGGATGAGGTCGATAAGATCGGCGCGGATTTTCGGGGCGATCCTTCCTCCGCGCTATTGGAGGTTCTCGATCCGGAACAGAATCACACGTTTCGGGACCATTATTTGAATCTTCCATTTGACCTCTCCAACACGATGTTCATCGCCACGGCGAATCTGGTCGATCCGATTCCACCGGCGTTGCGGGACCGCATGGAGGTCATCGGTCTGTCCGGGTACACCCAAGAGGAAAAAGTGGAAATCGCTCACCGTTATTTGATTCCCAAGCAGCTCGAGGAAAACGGGGTCACCGAAAAGCAGGTGGAAATTGGCAACGAAGCGCTCAAGACCCTGATCGATCAATATACAAAGGAAGCGGGACTTCGAAACCTGGAACGGGAGATCGCGTCGGTCTTTCGAAAAGCGGCGAAACGAGTGGCGGAAGGTGAAAAGACCAAGCTCGTGGTGACGCCGACAAATATTCATAAGCTCTTGGGGCCGCCGAAATTTATTCCCGAAGGGGAACAGGAAAAGAACGAGGTGGGAGTGGCGACGGGGCTCGCCTGGACGGCTACCGGCGGCGAAATTCTCTTTGTGGAAGCTACGCTGATGAAAGGACGCGGAACGCTGACCCTGACCGGACATTTGGGAGACGTGATGAAGGAGTCCGCGCGCGCGGCGCTTTCGTACGCGCGATCGAAAGCCAAAGAACTCGGCATCAAGGACATTCTGTTCCAGAACCGCGACATTCATATTCACGTTCCCGCGGGTGCGATTCCAAAGGACGGCCCCTCGGCGGGCGTGACGATGGCGACAGCGCTGATTTCCGCGTTAACCCGACGGCCGATCAATCGGAAGGTGGCCATGACGGGTGAAATCACGTTGCGCGGGCACGTGCTGCCGGTGGGCGGCGTGAAGGAAAAGGTATTGGCCGCCCGGCGCTCGAAAATCACCACGATTTTAATCCCCGAGAACAACGAGAAGGATCTGGAGGAAATTCCGGAGCATTACCGGAAAGGGTTGAAGCTGATACCGGTGGCGACGATGAGAGACGTCCTGGCCCATGCGCTCAATGTCCGTGGATCGGACAAAACCAGAGAAACGCCGGCCGGGGGAGAGCGGACGCCGCGGTCGAGCAGTCATCGCCAACGAGAAGCGACGGCGTAG